The following proteins are co-located in the Polymorphospora rubra genome:
- the bioB gene encoding biotin synthase BioB: MPEILDRARTQVLDGGVGLDEAGALEILRLPDEHLSAALQLAHEVRMRWCGPEVEVEGIVSLKTGGCPEDCHFCSQSGLFASPVRSVWLDIPSLVEAAKQTAATGATEFCIVAAVRGPDARLMKQMREGVAAIREAVDIQVAASLGMLTKDQVDELVDMGVHRYNHNLETCRSYFPNVVTTHSWEERWETLTMVRASGMEVCCGGILGLGESVEQRAEFAAQLAELDPHEVPLNFLNPRPGTPLGDRPVVGARDALRAIAAFRLAMPRTILRYAGGREITLGDLGTRDGLLGGINAVIVGNYLTTLGRPATDDLALLDDLKMPVKALSQTL; this comes from the coding sequence ATGCCAGAGATCCTCGACCGCGCCCGCACCCAGGTGCTCGATGGCGGAGTCGGCCTCGACGAGGCCGGCGCCCTCGAAATCCTGCGGCTGCCCGACGAGCACCTGTCGGCGGCCCTGCAGTTGGCGCACGAGGTGCGGATGCGCTGGTGCGGTCCGGAGGTCGAGGTCGAGGGCATCGTGTCGCTGAAGACCGGCGGCTGCCCCGAGGACTGCCACTTCTGCTCGCAGTCGGGGCTGTTCGCCTCGCCGGTGCGCTCGGTGTGGCTGGACATCCCGTCGCTGGTGGAGGCGGCGAAGCAGACCGCGGCGACGGGGGCGACCGAGTTCTGCATCGTGGCGGCCGTACGCGGTCCGGACGCGCGGCTGATGAAGCAGATGCGCGAGGGGGTGGCGGCGATCCGCGAGGCTGTCGACATCCAGGTCGCCGCGTCGCTGGGGATGCTCACCAAGGACCAGGTCGACGAGCTGGTCGACATGGGTGTGCACCGCTACAACCACAACCTGGAGACCTGCCGGTCGTACTTCCCGAACGTCGTCACCACGCACTCCTGGGAGGAGCGCTGGGAGACGTTGACCATGGTGCGCGCCTCCGGGATGGAGGTGTGCTGCGGCGGCATCCTGGGTCTCGGCGAGTCGGTCGAGCAGCGCGCCGAGTTCGCGGCGCAGCTGGCCGAACTCGACCCGCACGAGGTGCCGCTGAACTTCCTCAACCCGCGGCCGGGCACCCCGCTGGGTGACCGGCCGGTGGTCGGGGCCCGCGACGCGCTGCGCGCGATCGCCGCGTTCCGGCTGGCGATGCCGCGCACGATCCTGCGGTACGCCGGTGGCCGCGAGATCACCCTCGGTGACCTGGGTACGCGGGACGGCCTGCTCGGCGGCATCAACGCGGTGATCGTCGGCAACTACCTGACCACGTTGGGGCGCCCGGCGACCGACGACCTGGCGTTGCTCGACGACCTGAAGATGCCGGTCAAGGCGCTCTCCCAGACGCTGTGA
- a CDS encoding aldehyde dehydrogenase family protein, protein MALRLADGTAWADTLARAAAAAPEAFDGDTLRNLVEGSWKSSGTPTPVRTPIDNTVLVNLPRLDGGSARAAVAFAAAEHRDWAATPLAERKARVTAALDELTVNRDLLAMLLVWEIGKPWRLACADVDRALDGVRWYVEEIDRMLADGREPLPGPVSNIASWNYPMSVLVHAELVQLLAGNAVIAKTPSQGGAVCLSVAHALMRRAGLPATLLSGSGEELSEVLVRAPEIGAVAFVGGRSNGGKVAAALLDSDKRHFIEQEGLNAWGIWEFSQWDMLAKHLKKGFEYGKQRCTAYPRFVVQRELVDQFLDMYLPVVRSVRFGHPLAVGDDWTAGDPLPELDFGPLISGAKAEELRRKVDEAVKGGAVPLYRGRLDGAPFLDGQDNSAYVAPAVLLAPPGRSRLMHAEPFGPVDTIVVVDTEDELLAAMNASNGALVASLACDDEDKAAKLAVDLQAFKVGINKPRSRGDRDEPFGGRGASWKGAFVGGDLLVEAVTVGAGDRLYGNFPDYSRYPTT, encoded by the coding sequence ATGGCCTTGCGCCTTGCCGACGGCACCGCATGGGCGGACACCCTCGCCCGTGCCGCTGCCGCCGCCCCCGAGGCATTCGACGGCGACACCCTGCGCAACCTGGTCGAGGGGTCCTGGAAGTCGTCCGGCACCCCCACCCCGGTCCGCACCCCGATCGACAACACGGTCCTGGTCAACCTGCCCCGGCTCGACGGCGGGTCGGCCCGCGCCGCCGTGGCGTTCGCCGCCGCCGAGCACCGCGACTGGGCCGCCACCCCGCTCGCCGAACGCAAGGCCCGGGTCACCGCGGCCCTCGACGAACTGACCGTCAACCGCGACCTGCTCGCCATGCTGCTGGTCTGGGAGATCGGCAAGCCGTGGCGGCTGGCCTGCGCCGACGTCGACCGGGCGCTCGACGGCGTCCGCTGGTACGTCGAGGAGATCGACCGGATGCTCGCCGACGGCCGCGAACCGCTGCCCGGCCCGGTGAGCAACATCGCCAGCTGGAACTACCCGATGAGCGTGCTCGTCCACGCCGAGCTGGTGCAACTGCTGGCCGGCAACGCCGTCATCGCCAAAACCCCGTCCCAGGGCGGCGCGGTCTGCCTCTCCGTCGCGCACGCCCTGATGCGCCGCGCCGGACTGCCCGCCACCCTGCTCTCCGGCAGCGGCGAGGAACTGTCCGAGGTGCTGGTCCGGGCCCCCGAGATCGGTGCCGTCGCGTTCGTCGGCGGCCGCTCCAACGGCGGCAAGGTCGCCGCGGCACTGCTCGACTCCGACAAGCGGCACTTCATCGAGCAGGAGGGCCTCAACGCCTGGGGCATCTGGGAGTTCTCCCAGTGGGACATGCTGGCCAAGCACCTGAAGAAGGGCTTCGAGTACGGCAAGCAGCGGTGCACCGCCTACCCGCGTTTCGTCGTACAGCGGGAACTGGTCGACCAGTTCCTCGACATGTACCTGCCGGTCGTCCGGTCGGTCCGCTTCGGCCACCCGCTCGCCGTCGGTGACGACTGGACGGCCGGCGACCCGCTGCCGGAACTCGACTTCGGACCGCTGATCAGCGGCGCCAAGGCCGAGGAACTGCGCCGCAAGGTCGACGAAGCCGTCAAGGGCGGCGCGGTGCCGCTCTACCGGGGCCGGCTCGACGGCGCGCCGTTCCTCGACGGGCAGGACAACTCCGCGTACGTGGCGCCGGCGGTGCTGCTCGCCCCGCCCGGCCGGTCCCGGCTGATGCACGCCGAGCCGTTCGGCCCGGTCGACACGATCGTCGTCGTCGACACCGAGGACGAACTGCTGGCCGCGATGAACGCCTCCAACGGGGCGCTGGTCGCCAGCCTCGCCTGCGACGACGAGGACAAGGCCGCGAAGCTCGCCGTCGACCTCCAGGCGTTCAAGGTCGGCATCAACAAGCCGCGCTCGCGCGGCGACCGCGACGAGCCGTTCGGCGGCCGGGGCGCGTCGTGGAAGGGCGCGTTCGTCGGCGGTGACCTGCTGGTCGAGGCGGTGACCGTGGGCGCCGGCGACCGGCTCTACGGAAACTTCCCCGACTACAGCCGCTACCCCACGACCTGA
- a CDS encoding amino acid-binding protein has translation MLLRVRVTLPDRPGALGQVARTLGVAGADIVQVVVLERLGGRAVDDFTVVWPGASRVDRLLAGLAAIPGVQVDGVWRAIGAPTTGGQDAELLAQVAANPADGLATLVDALPGLLAADWAAAAVVPADWAARSGSGPRPTEVTGAVGGGEPAVAYASWRAPTPLVLPEVTPLRARSMDGPVGTRYAVAPFGRAGLVLMLTRVDGEGLPAAAFHVTEVDRIAQLVRAAAVILGDRLDLVTAPPAVTQS, from the coding sequence ATGTTGCTGAGGGTTCGGGTCACCCTGCCGGACCGGCCGGGAGCGCTCGGTCAGGTGGCACGCACGCTGGGCGTCGCCGGTGCCGACATCGTCCAGGTCGTGGTGCTGGAGCGGTTGGGCGGCCGGGCCGTCGACGACTTCACCGTGGTCTGGCCGGGCGCGTCCCGCGTCGACCGGCTGCTCGCCGGCCTCGCCGCGATTCCCGGTGTGCAGGTCGACGGGGTGTGGCGGGCGATCGGCGCGCCGACCACCGGGGGCCAGGACGCCGAACTGCTGGCCCAGGTCGCCGCGAACCCCGCCGACGGCCTCGCCACCCTCGTCGACGCCCTGCCGGGGCTGCTGGCCGCCGACTGGGCCGCCGCGGCGGTCGTACCGGCGGACTGGGCCGCCCGCAGCGGCTCCGGGCCGCGGCCGACCGAGGTGACCGGAGCGGTCGGCGGCGGCGAACCCGCGGTGGCGTACGCGAGCTGGCGGGCGCCCACGCCGCTGGTGCTGCCGGAGGTCACCCCGCTGCGGGCCCGGTCGATGGACGGCCCGGTCGGCACCCGTTACGCGGTGGCCCCGTTCGGCCGTGCCGGCCTGGTGCTGATGTTGACCCGGGTCGACGGCGAGGGGTTGCCGGCGGCGGCGTTCCACGTCACCGAGGTCGACCGGATCGCCCAACTCGTCCGGGCGGCCGCGGTCATCCTCGGCGACCGGCTCGATCTGGTGACCGCCCCACCGGCCGTCACACAGTCGTGA
- a CDS encoding carbohydrate ABC transporter permease, with amino-acid sequence MTTTMVRPPASARRKKPADHGSSGEKLFKATPLTWIGLVAGVILSLFPFYWMIVIASRTNDAANAWPPPFLPGGKLGENVERVLANADANIVTGLLNSFLVSGTITVATVFFGSLAGFAFAKLKFRGKNAMLLVILASMMVPIQLGVLPLYILMAELEWLNRMPSVIVPFLIGGFGIFMMRQYAEQAVPNELIEAARVDGCSTWRIYWHVVAPALRPAAAVLGLLTFMEQWNQFFWPFVVLADPANPTVQISLRTLNSAYFADNSQIFAGTLIATLPLFVVFIIFGRQIIGGIMEGAVKS; translated from the coding sequence ATGACCACGACCATGGTGCGCCCGCCCGCATCCGCCCGCCGGAAGAAGCCCGCCGACCACGGCTCGAGTGGCGAGAAGCTCTTCAAGGCCACCCCGCTGACCTGGATCGGCCTGGTCGCCGGCGTGATCCTGTCGCTGTTCCCGTTCTACTGGATGATCGTCATCGCCTCGCGTACGAACGACGCGGCCAACGCCTGGCCGCCGCCGTTCCTGCCCGGCGGCAAGCTCGGCGAGAACGTCGAACGGGTGCTGGCCAACGCCGACGCCAACATCGTCACCGGCCTGCTCAACTCGTTCCTGGTGTCCGGCACCATCACCGTCGCCACCGTGTTCTTCGGCTCGCTGGCCGGGTTCGCCTTCGCCAAGCTGAAGTTCCGCGGCAAGAACGCGATGCTGCTGGTCATCCTGGCCTCGATGATGGTGCCGATCCAGCTCGGCGTGCTGCCGCTCTACATCCTGATGGCCGAACTGGAATGGCTGAACCGGATGCCCTCGGTCATCGTGCCGTTCCTGATCGGCGGCTTCGGGATCTTCATGATGCGCCAGTACGCCGAACAGGCCGTACCCAACGAGCTGATCGAGGCGGCCCGGGTCGACGGCTGCTCCACCTGGCGGATCTACTGGCACGTGGTGGCACCGGCGCTGCGGCCGGCCGCCGCCGTACTCGGCCTGCTCACGTTCATGGAGCAGTGGAACCAGTTCTTCTGGCCGTTCGTGGTGCTCGCCGACCCGGCGAACCCGACGGTGCAGATCTCGCTCCGGACGCTGAACTCCGCCTACTTCGCCGACAACTCGCAGATCTTCGCGGGTACGTTGATCGCCACGCTCCCGTTGTTCGTCGTGTTCATCATCTTCGGCCGCCAGATCATCGGCGGCATCATGGAAGGCGCCGTCAAGTCGTGA
- a CDS encoding GNAT family N-acetyltransferase, which produces MALWRIRATVDDRPGYLSVLAASLALRSVNILAVQVHTTEAGAVDDFLVDAPDTLDEAELLAAVERGRGRDAWVARAEAQGLADQPTRVLGLAARLVRDPDCLGELLRNLLAATAVTWRPTAGRSRPGFTDTVMGLPDPAGGCYEIRRAAPVFTPAEYARAQALVDLASSITRRTDELVTVVLTDGAEVTVRPAAPDDAGALAAMHERCSARSRRRRYLAVGGPSPAKLHRLLDPAHGVTLVAVVRGPAGGEGERIVAMANMVAEGRVGEVAVLVEDAWQRRGLGTALLRRLVTNAGRAGFAALVAHAHADNVGLLRTVARMGRPGPVDRDGDLVTVTLPLVARAAAGKTTTPAAVKA; this is translated from the coding sequence ATGGCGCTGTGGCGGATCCGGGCGACGGTCGACGACCGTCCGGGATACCTGTCCGTGCTGGCCGCGAGCCTCGCCCTGCGGTCGGTCAACATCCTTGCCGTGCAGGTGCACACGACCGAGGCGGGCGCGGTCGACGACTTCCTCGTCGACGCCCCGGACACCCTCGACGAGGCGGAGCTGCTCGCCGCCGTCGAGCGGGGCCGGGGCCGGGACGCCTGGGTGGCCCGGGCCGAGGCCCAGGGCCTGGCCGACCAGCCGACCCGGGTGCTGGGACTGGCGGCCCGGCTGGTCCGTGATCCCGACTGCCTCGGCGAGCTGCTGCGGAACCTGCTGGCCGCCACGGCCGTCACCTGGCGGCCGACGGCCGGCCGGAGCCGGCCCGGCTTCACCGACACGGTGATGGGGCTGCCCGACCCGGCCGGCGGCTGCTACGAGATCCGGCGGGCCGCACCGGTCTTCACACCGGCCGAATACGCCCGGGCGCAGGCTCTGGTCGACCTGGCGTCGTCGATCACCCGGCGGACCGACGAGCTGGTGACCGTGGTCCTGACCGACGGTGCGGAGGTGACGGTCCGCCCCGCCGCCCCGGACGACGCCGGCGCACTGGCGGCGATGCACGAGCGCTGCTCGGCCCGCAGCCGGCGCCGCCGCTACCTGGCCGTCGGCGGCCCGTCGCCCGCGAAGCTGCACCGGCTGCTCGATCCGGCGCACGGGGTGACCCTGGTGGCGGTCGTCCGCGGTCCGGCCGGCGGCGAGGGGGAGCGGATCGTGGCGATGGCGAACATGGTCGCCGAGGGCCGCGTCGGCGAGGTGGCGGTCCTGGTGGAGGACGCCTGGCAGCGTCGTGGCCTCGGTACGGCGCTGCTGCGCCGGCTGGTGACGAACGCCGGCCGGGCCGGGTTTGCCGCGCTGGTCGCCCATGCCCACGCCGACAACGTCGGGCTGCTGCGTACGGTCGCCCGGATGGGTCGGCCGGGGCCGGTCGACCGCGACGGTGATCTGGTGACGGTCACCCTGCCCCTGGTGGCCCGGGCGGCCGCCGGGAAGACCACGACTCCCGCGGCCGTAAAGGCCTAG
- a CDS encoding glycoside hydrolase family 9 protein: protein MAVAAALVVTATNPAPATAAPAYNYAEALQKSLLFYEAQQSGPLPDWNRVSWRGDSALTDGADVGLDLTGGWYDAGDHVKFGFPMAFSATMLAWGAVEYRAGYVASGQLPHLLNNLRFVNDYFIKAHPAPNVLYGQVGKGDDDHKWWGPAEVMPMARPAYRIDASCGGAELAAETAAAMAASSMVFRPTDAAYANTLVSHARQLYTFADTVRKSYHECITDATSFYRSWSGYQDELVWGAIWLHRATGEAAYLTKAETEYDRLGTEPQTSTRSYKWTLAWDNKQFGAYVLLANLTGRQKYVDDANRWLDYWTVGVNGEKVRTSPGGMAVLDTWGALRYAANTAFAALVYSDKTTDATRKTRYHDFAVRQINYALGANPRNSSYVIGFGTNPPKNPHHRTAHGSWWDSQTVPVETRHVLYGALVGGPSAPDDVYRDDRGDYVMNEVATDYNAGFTSALARLTSQYGGTPLANFPQPESPDIDEITVETTVMQAEPRATGIKAIVYNKSAYPARALTTAKFRYYFRPDGTGPVTVTPGYTQGCPSPTTARQFSGDIWYVEIDCTGYTIAPAGQSAHRMEVQFKIGVPEGGTWNPANDPSYQPAAGPNRGVTLYAAGTRIWGDEPGTTPPPTTPPPTTPPPTTPPPTTPPPTTPPPTTPPPTTPPPTTPPPAGSCDVSYGTNDWNSGFTGTVTVRNTGGTTLSGWTLRWTFPTAAQQVTQSWSATVTQTGTQVTATNVAWNGALAPGGSTTFGFNAAHGGSNPKPTTYTLNGTACTVS from the coding sequence GTGGCCGTGGCGGCCGCCCTCGTGGTGACCGCGACCAACCCGGCACCGGCCACCGCCGCACCCGCCTACAACTACGCCGAAGCCCTCCAGAAGTCCCTGCTCTTCTACGAGGCCCAGCAGTCCGGCCCGCTGCCGGACTGGAACCGGGTCTCCTGGCGCGGCGACTCGGCGCTCACCGACGGCGCCGACGTCGGACTCGACCTCACCGGCGGCTGGTACGACGCCGGCGACCACGTGAAGTTCGGCTTCCCGATGGCGTTCAGCGCCACCATGCTCGCCTGGGGCGCGGTGGAGTACCGGGCCGGCTACGTCGCCTCCGGCCAGCTCCCGCACCTGCTCAACAACCTGCGCTTCGTCAACGACTACTTCATCAAGGCGCACCCCGCCCCGAACGTGCTCTACGGGCAGGTCGGCAAGGGCGACGACGACCACAAGTGGTGGGGACCGGCCGAGGTGATGCCGATGGCCCGCCCGGCGTACAGGATCGACGCGAGCTGCGGCGGCGCCGAACTGGCCGCCGAGACCGCCGCCGCGATGGCCGCCAGCTCCATGGTCTTCCGGCCAACCGACGCCGCGTACGCGAACACGCTGGTCAGCCACGCCCGCCAGCTCTACACCTTCGCCGACACGGTCCGGAAGTCCTACCACGAGTGCATCACCGACGCGACCAGCTTCTACCGGTCGTGGAGCGGCTATCAGGACGAACTGGTCTGGGGCGCGATCTGGCTGCACCGGGCCACCGGCGAGGCCGCCTACCTGACGAAGGCCGAGACCGAGTACGACCGCCTCGGCACCGAGCCGCAGACCAGCACCCGCTCCTACAAGTGGACGCTGGCCTGGGACAACAAGCAGTTCGGCGCGTACGTGCTGCTGGCCAACCTGACCGGCCGGCAGAAGTACGTCGACGACGCCAACCGCTGGCTCGACTACTGGACCGTCGGCGTGAACGGCGAGAAGGTGCGTACCTCGCCCGGCGGAATGGCCGTCCTGGACACCTGGGGCGCGCTGCGCTACGCCGCCAACACCGCGTTCGCCGCGCTGGTCTACAGCGACAAGACGACCGACGCGACCCGCAAGACCCGCTACCACGACTTCGCCGTCCGGCAGATCAACTACGCGCTCGGCGCCAACCCGCGCAACTCCAGCTACGTCATCGGCTTCGGCACCAACCCGCCGAAGAACCCGCACCACCGCACCGCCCACGGCTCCTGGTGGGACAGCCAGACGGTGCCGGTCGAGACCCGGCACGTCCTGTACGGGGCGCTGGTCGGCGGGCCGTCCGCGCCCGACGACGTATACCGGGACGACCGCGGCGACTACGTGATGAACGAGGTCGCCACCGACTACAACGCCGGCTTCACGTCCGCGCTGGCCCGGCTGACGTCCCAGTACGGCGGCACCCCGCTGGCGAACTTCCCGCAGCCGGAGAGCCCGGACATCGACGAGATCACCGTCGAGACCACGGTCATGCAGGCCGAGCCACGGGCGACCGGGATCAAGGCGATCGTCTACAACAAGTCGGCGTACCCGGCCCGCGCGCTCACCACGGCGAAGTTCCGCTACTACTTCCGGCCCGACGGCACCGGGCCGGTCACCGTCACGCCCGGCTACACCCAGGGCTGCCCGTCCCCGACGACCGCCCGCCAGTTCAGCGGCGACATCTGGTACGTCGAGATCGACTGCACCGGGTACACCATCGCGCCCGCCGGCCAGTCGGCGCACCGGATGGAGGTCCAGTTCAAGATCGGCGTACCGGAGGGCGGCACCTGGAACCCGGCGAACGACCCGTCGTACCAGCCGGCGGCCGGACCGAACCGCGGGGTGACCCTCTACGCGGCCGGCACCCGGATCTGGGGCGACGAACCCGGCACCACCCCGCCGCCGACCACCCCGCCACCGACGACTCCGCCGCCGACCACGCCGCCACCCACGACCCCGCCGCCGACGACCCCACCGCCCACCACGCCGCCACCCACGACCCCGCCGCCGACCACCCCGCCGCCGGCCGGCTCGTGCGACGTCAGCTACGGCACCAACGACTGGAACAGCGGCTTCACCGGCACCGTCACCGTACGCAACACCGGTGGCACCACCCTGTCCGGCTGGACCCTGCGGTGGACCTTCCCGACCGCGGCGCAGCAGGTCACCCAGTCCTGGTCGGCGACGGTGACCCAGACGGGCACGCAGGTGACCGCCACCAACGTGGCGTGGAACGGGGCGCTCGCCCCGGGCGGCTCGACCACCTTCGGGTTCAACGCCGCCCACGGCGGCAGCAACCCGAAACCGACGACGTACACCCTCAACGGCACCGCCTGCACGGTGTCCTGA
- a CDS encoding GH1 family beta-glucosidase → MTKPADPQTIPLLDERVTFPPDFLWGAATAAYQIEGAATEGGRTPSIWDTFSDTPGKVLLGHTGDVACDHYHRFRDDVRLMTDLGLRSYRFSVSWPRVQPGGSGPANQEGLDFYRRLVDELLENDIEPWLTLYHWDLPQPLEDAGGWPVRDTAARFADYAALTHAALGDRVRYWTTLNEPWCSAFLGYGSGAHAPGRSDGGDAVRAAHHLMLGHGLAVQAIRAARPDHELGVTLNLYPVTPQSDTPGDRDAARRIDGLANRIFLDPILRGEYPADVIEDLRDVTGFAHVHDGDLAVIGTPLSVLGINYYSRHVVAAPVEGAEPEPYWRAPSSWPGSEDVRFVTRGIPVTDMDWEIDAPGLVEILRRVHDEYPEVPLYVTENGAAFVDRVVDGRVDDPERLAYFDAHLRACHEAIEAGVPLRGYFAWSLMDNFEWAWGYTKRFGMIHVDYDSQLRIPKSSARWYAEVIRRNGLAAQ, encoded by the coding sequence GTGACCAAGCCCGCTGACCCGCAGACCATCCCGCTGCTCGACGAGCGGGTGACCTTCCCGCCCGACTTCCTCTGGGGCGCCGCCACCGCGGCCTACCAGATCGAGGGCGCGGCGACCGAGGGCGGCCGCACCCCGTCGATCTGGGACACCTTCAGCGACACCCCGGGGAAGGTGCTGCTCGGGCACACCGGCGACGTCGCCTGCGACCACTACCACCGGTTCCGCGACGACGTACGGCTGATGACCGACCTCGGGCTGAGGTCGTACCGGTTCTCGGTCTCCTGGCCGCGGGTCCAGCCGGGCGGCAGCGGCCCGGCCAACCAGGAGGGGCTGGACTTCTACCGGCGGCTCGTCGACGAACTGCTGGAGAACGACATCGAGCCGTGGCTGACCCTCTACCACTGGGACCTGCCGCAGCCGCTGGAGGACGCCGGGGGCTGGCCGGTCCGCGACACCGCGGCCCGGTTCGCCGACTACGCGGCGCTCACCCACGCCGCCCTCGGCGACCGGGTCCGCTACTGGACCACGCTCAACGAGCCGTGGTGCTCGGCCTTCCTCGGGTACGGCTCCGGCGCGCACGCCCCGGGCCGCAGCGACGGTGGCGACGCCGTACGGGCCGCGCACCACCTGATGCTCGGGCACGGGCTGGCCGTTCAGGCGATCCGGGCCGCCCGCCCCGACCACGAGCTCGGCGTGACCCTGAACCTCTACCCGGTCACCCCGCAGAGTGACACGCCGGGCGACCGGGACGCCGCCCGCCGCATCGACGGCCTCGCCAACCGGATCTTCCTGGACCCGATCCTGCGCGGCGAGTACCCGGCCGACGTCATCGAGGACCTGCGTGACGTCACCGGGTTCGCGCACGTGCACGACGGCGACCTCGCCGTCATCGGCACCCCGCTGTCGGTGCTCGGCATCAACTACTACAGCCGGCACGTCGTCGCCGCCCCCGTCGAGGGCGCCGAGCCCGAGCCGTACTGGCGGGCGCCGTCGTCCTGGCCGGGCAGCGAGGACGTCCGCTTCGTCACCCGGGGCATCCCGGTCACCGACATGGACTGGGAGATCGACGCACCCGGCCTGGTCGAGATCCTGCGCCGGGTCCACGACGAATACCCCGAGGTCCCGCTGTACGTCACCGAGAACGGCGCGGCGTTCGTCGACCGGGTGGTCGACGGCCGGGTCGACGACCCCGAGCGGCTGGCCTACTTCGACGCCCACCTGCGCGCCTGCCACGAGGCGATCGAGGCCGGCGTGCCGTTGCGCGGCTACTTCGCCTGGTCGCTGATGGATAATTTCGAATGGGCCTGGGGATACACCAAGCGATTCGGCATGATCCACGTCGACTACGACAGCCAGTTGCGGATTCCCAAGTCGAGCGCCAGGTGGTACGCCGAAGTGATCCGACGTAACGGGCTGGCCGCACAATAG
- a CDS encoding aminotransferase class I/II-fold pyridoxal phosphate-dependent enzyme, with the protein MSGWLAALDRRAALRAKAGLTRRLRPRAGTDSVVDLAGNDYLGLARHPTVTAAAGAALTGYGLGATGSRLVRGSTDLHAILESTLADWLGTGAALVYSSGYLANLGAIRALVRPRTLLVCDAHNHASLIDGARLSGAQTVVTAHADPAAVDAALAAAPGRPAVVVTESVFSVDGDLAPLPDLYTVTSRHGALLLVDDAHALGVTGPAGAGAVAAAGLAGRPDVVVTATLSKALGGAGGVVAGPEPLIRHLVDTGRTFVYDTALPPAVAAGVLAAARLARAGDDLRAELADRATTAVRRLRAAGLAVSDPAGGVLSITAPGPEAAVAWAAACLDRDVAVGCFRPPSTPDTRSRLRLTVNTGVPRADFDRALDIVVECA; encoded by the coding sequence GTGAGCGGCTGGCTGGCGGCGCTCGACCGCCGCGCCGCGCTGCGCGCCAAGGCCGGACTGACCCGCCGGCTGCGCCCGCGCGCCGGCACCGACTCCGTGGTCGACCTCGCCGGAAATGACTACCTCGGGCTCGCCCGGCACCCGACCGTCACCGCCGCCGCCGGTGCCGCCCTGACCGGGTACGGCCTCGGCGCGACCGGCTCCCGGCTGGTCCGCGGCTCCACCGACCTGCACGCCATCCTGGAGTCGACCCTCGCCGACTGGCTCGGCACCGGGGCGGCCCTGGTCTACTCGTCGGGCTACCTGGCCAACCTCGGCGCGATCCGGGCCCTGGTCCGCCCGCGTACCCTGCTCGTCTGCGACGCCCACAACCACGCCTCGCTGATCGACGGCGCCCGGCTGTCCGGCGCGCAGACCGTGGTGACCGCGCACGCCGACCCGGCCGCCGTCGACGCCGCGCTGGCCGCGGCGCCCGGCCGGCCCGCCGTCGTCGTCACCGAGTCGGTCTTCTCCGTCGACGGCGACCTGGCCCCGCTGCCCGACCTGTACACGGTGACCAGCCGGCACGGGGCGCTGCTGCTCGTCGACGACGCCCACGCCCTCGGCGTCACCGGACCGGCCGGTGCCGGCGCCGTCGCCGCCGCCGGTCTCGCCGGCCGGCCCGACGTCGTCGTCACCGCCACGCTGTCCAAGGCGCTCGGCGGCGCCGGTGGCGTGGTCGCCGGCCCGGAACCGCTGATCCGGCACCTGGTCGACACCGGCCGCACCTTCGTCTACGACACCGCGCTGCCGCCCGCCGTCGCCGCCGGGGTGCTCGCCGCCGCCCGGCTGGCCCGGGCCGGCGACGACCTGCGCGCCGAACTCGCCGACCGGGCCACGACCGCCGTACGCCGGCTGCGGGCCGCCGGACTGGCCGTCTCGGACCCGGCCGGCGGCGTTCTCTCGATCACGGCGCCCGGTCCCGAGGCGGCGGTGGCCTGGGCCGCCGCCTGCCTCGACCGCGACGTGGCGGTCGGCTGCTTCCGTCCACCGTCCACACCGGACACCCGGTCCCGGTTGCGGCTGACGGTCAACACGGGCGTACCCCGTGCCGACTTCGACCGGGCCCTCGACATCGTCGTGGAGTGCGCGTGA